DNA from Triticum aestivum cultivar Chinese Spring chromosome 7D, IWGSC CS RefSeq v2.1, whole genome shotgun sequence:
AGATGTTTTTTTAATTTATGGCTTGCATGGATGAGTTGCTTGTGTGCATGGTTGCGTGGCTAGGAAAAACAGGTCATGGCTTGTAGCTATTTAAAATAGAAGATTTCTAAACATTGTTTGGTTCCCGGATAATTTTCAAAACTggctatttttttaaaaaatgggATATTTTAAGTTTGTGATTCTTTAAAGTCATgaaaaattcgtgaacattttataaaattcatgattattttaaatttgtgaacttttaaaaaaaaattaggcaacatttttttattttgtgaacatAAAATTCTTTCTTCTTTAAAAAATGTAAATAATTAGGATTTTTCTAAaatttgaaaatttatttaaaaattCTTGAAAAATTTCACTAACATATTTTAAAATACGGAGCATTTTCCAAAACTCATTGCAACCACACAACGCAACATCATTGTCGGTGGCAGGTGGGATGGCGCCTTTGTCAGGCGACATGGCATTTTCAGAAATTTTCTTGGTAATGTACAATGTAGTGATTTTAGTGTCATTTTCATGTTATAAATTGCAGTATTTCGAGGCACTTGATAGTGACAGTAGCTCTGATTCAAATACCTATGAAAGTGGCAATATTATGGCACAAATAACTTAGCAATTGACATCATCGAGATACAGTTGCACAACATGATGTCCAACAGTTAGCTTAATTAATCGATAGTGTTTtacattgagagagagagagagagagagagagagagagagagagagagagagagatacaaaagTCTTGATCTTGATTCAATTACAGAAGATTTTTCAAAGAAGGTACTGCCATTGACTGGGTTTTCTAGACGGCACCAAAGCTTCATTATCAATATGTTTTAAGTTATTCTTCTATTTAAAATATGATTATATTCCATTTTATCTGACTATTATGTTTAATATCACATAAACATATTAGTGTGTATTGTTAATGCGTATGATCTATTTTAGCTTTGCATCTAATTTTCTTATATACTTTAACGTCCGCCCCACCTCAAGTATTTTTTGTTCTCCGCCACcgaaaatccatctctgcacccgagctcatctgcacccgctctgacgaaaaaaaatcaaaacaaatactagaaaaaatcaaaaaattccaaaaactttttgtgcggtagacaatttgatgcgtgaggttcgcttcaattttcaaatcatttggacatctgaagagctctcagcaaaaaagacaaattgagggtatgtaaaaatgtttactgttcatgtactaTTTTGGTCCGATTTATCTTTTTTGTTGAGAGCTGCTCAGATATCtaaatgacttgaaatttggagcgggcctcacgcatcaaattatttACCGTACAAATTTTGTTTtggaaatttttgatttttttcgaattttttacgAATTGTTTATGGtgtagatgagcctgggcaccaaaACGCCCTACTCCACGACTGCCTTCATAGACAGTATAGTTCCGAATCGAAGCACAAAAACTCTCTCTACAAAAAAGAAATGCAAAAAATAAACACTCAAAATTGCGAGTAGGCTGCCAAAACCCAAGCCGGCCTACAGGCTTCGCAGCGGCAGCAGGCGCACGGGCACGCCGTGGCGCGGCCGGAGAGTGAGGACGTTCACCGGCGCGTGGCGGTACTCGTCAGAGATACCGAAGCGGAAGCTCGCGAGCAGCATGGCCAGCACGATCTTGGCCTCCACCATGGCGTACGCCTGCCCGACGCAGTTGCGTGGCCCGGCCGCGAAGGGCAGGAACCGACCCGCTCCTGGCCGGGCGCGGCCGGGCGCGAACCTGTCCGGCCTGAACTCGTGCGCGTCCGCGCCCCACACGGCCTCGTCGTGGTGGATGGCCAGCAAGGGGATCCACACCGACGCGCCCCTCGGCACCCGCAGCTCGCCGCCGAGCGTGATGTCCTCGAAGGCCATCCTCGGCAGCAGCGTCGCCGGCGGGTACAGACGCAGCGTCTCGTTGATCACCATCTGCAGCTGCACACGCATCCACGTGTTAAACATTGGCAGTGTACAGTGGCGCCGGAGTGCATGCGTTTCGACGGTGTCAGATGGCTTACGACGGCGAGCTTGGGGAGGTGATCTGCGGCGGGTGGAGCGTCGCCACAGACTTGGGCGACCTCGGCGCGAGCCTTGTCCTGCCACTCCGGGTGCGTGGCGAGCAGCATGGTAGCCCAGGTGAGGAGCAGCGCCGATGTCTCGTGGCCGGCGAAGAAGAAGGTCTTGCACTCGTCGATAATCGTCTGGGCGTCGTACCCCAGCTCGCCGTGGCCGAgctcattctccttcttcttctccatctcGGCCAGGAGCATCCCGAGGAGCCCCCGGCCACACGCTTCCGGTGACGGCGTCCGCCCCTCGTCCGCGATCTCGCGGTTGCGCTGGATCGACTCCTTGAGCACCTGCTCCAGCTCCCCGTTCAGCCGTTTCATCTCTCTTCTGTACTTGCTCGGAAAATACCTTTAAAAAACCGTACTACTTTAAACCACGACAGAGAAAAGGAATGCAGTATCACCATGAAATGCACTTAGATATTTTCCAAACTGAATAAATAATTTGTGGTGAGGTGATGTTGATTGATGACTCACTGGCTGCCGGGGACCCAGAGGTAGCGGCTGGAGCGTGCGGTGAGCCGCTGCAGCTCCTCGATCAGGTGGAAGATGCGCTTGCCGGTCTCATAGCTGGTGTCGAACTCGGTGCGCGCGAtgacgtcgccggcgagcctcgtcATGTGCGCGCCCATCTCCACCTCGTTtccgccccgcgccaccgcctcccgcagCGCCCATACCGTCTGCCGCGTGCACTCCACCATGTGCCCGACCCTGCCCTTGAGCTTGTCGGCCATGAAGGCGGGGGCGATGACGTGGCGTTGGTGCGACCAGGTGGCACCGTTCGCCATGAGCAGGCCACGGCCGATGAAGTGCTTGGCGCCCTGCCGCTGCAGCCACGATTTGCCGGTCACGTGCGCATGCTTCGACGAGAGCAGCTCCCGCACCATGCCGGCGTCCGTCACGCACACCCGTGGCTCGCTCCCGTACCAGTAGACGAACAGCCTCCCTGCAGATAGGAAGAACCGAGCTCCGGTCAGCCTTGACACGCGGGCCATGGCCGGCCAGCGATGCGATTAACATACGTGGCCCACTCACCGAACGTCTTGGACCAGAGAACGTAGTGTGGCAGGAGGCGGCCGACGATGTCGTGGCTGAGAGAGCCCATGTCCCCGGCGGTGGCCTCGGCGACCAGGGCGGAGACGTCATGGAGGTTCCCGACGAGGAGGCGTGGCGTGGGGCCGTGGACGCCTTGCCTGGACAAGATCCTCCGGATCCTCGCCGGCGTGAGGTAGTAGCATGAGGCGGTGATCCATACGGCATTGGCCAGCAACAAGAGTGGCGATGCAACGAGCACTAGGACTACGACCGGTAACATTTTGGACAGGAACTCGGCCTTGTTTACATCAGTGCAAGTGCAGTGGCAGCTTGCACCAGGCCCCGTGCCTATATATAAACACAATGGAGTGGCATGCATGCAGCGATCTGATTGGGCCAAGATCACTGAAAAAATAGAGTGCGCTATAGCACCACTAATAGAAGGTTATAGCGTTATGTCTGAACTAAAGCACTCTATAACATGCTAAtagtaatttttattatgttcgaGATGATTTGTATTTCCGATAAACTTTGATAATAGGTCTGGatcattttcgcaaaaaaaaagagtgtATTTTAAAGGTGGCCCTATTTTGCTATAGCGCACTATGTTTTTCATCAGCCAAGATTAGAAAAATGGTTTTGTGATTAGAGCTTAATTAGTGCATGTatgcagtttttttttttgagggatatGTATGCAGTTTTTGGTAGTACAACTTTTGGGAGAATGCGTGGCGTGCCCCACCCATCCCATCTCACCTGCTTTTCCTTTTGACATGTCAATTTAAATCTATTATATCTTTTGAATCGAAAGTCCAATCTACATTTCGTTTGCTATTCGTGTTGCTTGTGATGAAGTCTTTGAAATAAGACCAATTTTAAATACGTCTTGACGTGTTTTTAATACTAGGTGGTTTCCACGCGTGTTGCGGCAGGAATTTAAAGATTAGTTTGAGATGAATTATGTATGAAAAAAATGATCTAAATCAAAAGCTACTATTTTTTATGTAGAACCTGTTCCATACTTGCATTGTGTGTGAGCAAAGAATATACATGTCGTTTGCATGGGGCTGGGTAATAGTGTTAGTGGATGCTTACATGACACCTTGGTGAGGTAAAAGGTTGTGTGTTAAGAGAATTAGAGCTAGATGGTACCCAACGCGTTGCTGTGATAATCTTATTAAAAATGTTATTAGGTGCTACATAGACAACCATACTAATGAAAATAAATGTAAGAGTATTTCTTGATACAGTTTGAAAACATTAaaaaaatatgaagcataaagcaaaATCAAGTATcaaagagaaaaaaaattagatTATAGTTAAATGAGTGTCACTTGTAAAAAGAGAGAGTGAAAGATCAACTATATAAGTATGCTCCAAGCGCCCAACACATAGACCGTGTCCATGAGAGCACAAAacttagtgcaaaaatttagtgtGGCATGGTGATGGAGTCAAATCCAgcagatcccgggtagggggtccagaactggtAATCTTGGTGCGGTAGTAACAGGGACACATGATTTTACACAGGTTCgagctctcttgaagagataatacccgaTGTCCTGCTTCAATTGTATTGATTTGAAGGAGTACAGATTACAGGTTGATCTACCGTGAGATCATGTGTGTATGAACGTGTCATCTACGAGCCCTACCCCTCGGCTTATATAGGTACCGGGGGTGTCTAAGGTTTACATGTAGGTCGGTTACATCTAGGGAAATTGTGGGGTAGACAACCTCTAAGTCTTGGAGGATGCGTCGAATCTTCGGAAACATCCTATCTTGGCGTTGCGGGCTTCGATGAACGTGGCCCACCAATGAATCATCATGGGGGCCTCGGCCCGGCCCTCCTGGCTGAGAGACAATATGGTAagcaccccctagtctaggacaccaccagtagcccctgaaccgttCTTTAAGTTGAGGACGCTCCTCAGTTCTTCCGAGTTGCTTTTTGTGTTTGGTCGTCGGTCTTGGAAGCCAGTTCAACAAATCCTTCACTCCTTTGAATCAATTCAGTCTTGGCCGAAAAGTTCCCACCTCGGGAATCTAAGGAGCCCCTTGGTTATTTCCATTTCATCTTGATGGATGCTACTGTCACTTCTGAATTATACACTGGATTGGAGATGTTTTCTCGCGTGTAGCGGCGAAGATTTTTCGTCTGGCGGTCAAGCCTTGTCCTGACAAATTTCACAAGCTAGATCTGACGTCTCATGCAACAGTGACGACCCCTCACATAGGAGGTCATCATGGTGTGATGGTATGGCTCCAAGCCCCACCATCGGCATGTCTAGTCAGTGAAGTCATCGTGCCCCAAGACACATACAGTGCCACATTTAAATATCCCCTCGATTTTCATGCGTGCTTAACGCACGTCGCTTGGGGAACCTAGGACTTCCTGTCTCTTGCGTCACCTCCCGCCTCCACATCCTCCGTCTTCCCTTAGTGAATTATGATTCGTCACCTTCTAAAGGGATCGATCACCATGGATCCAGCAGATGCAACATCTTCTCTTTCCACCGGCGACATCGAAGGAGGGTGGAAGCCTTGCTCCATGGCTCAGGCCCAGCTAGACCAGCTCTCCGACTTGGGCTACCTGCCTCAGCCGGAGGTGGCATTCGGACACTTAGGATTGATCGCCCTTGACGTCGATTTCATTCAGGAACGTTGCACCAATCCTCGGGGAAACGAGCAGGTATGCGTCGTCCCCTTTCTTATTAGGGTCTTGGGTGACCCAATTCATCCCTTCTTGAGGGGACTGCTAGATTTTTACGGCCGCCGGCTACATCATCTTTTCCCCAACTCTATTGCGTGTTTTGACACTTTATGTGAGCCCTTCCTCAGATGCCACCCACACTTTGAGCTGTGGTTGAAGTACTTTTGAGTAGTATCGCGCAAGTGAGGGAGCATGCTGGTGGACTGTGGTGGATTCGTGGTCTGCAGGGTAGCTAGGCCCAGATACCTTGACGGTACCGAGTGGTTCTGTCTTCTCGGCGTGCCCCATGAAGACCCTCCTCGGGAGGGCATTGTTACCACCTTTTTGCCCATGCCTCCTCAGAAGAGGTATAACTAGTGTCCGAGGACCAGAGCCCGAGAAGGAACCTCGACCGTGTTTAGGGTGCCAGATCAGATGGAATGTCTGTGCCACCACGGTCTGACGCTGGCCAATGTGATGGTAGTGGCTCTCATTCGGGGAATCCAGCCCCTGCAATAGCGTGTCCACCCTATGTGGGAGTACAACGACATTAATGATTCAACTCAGGCCATCCGAGGAGGATTTTATGGGGCCATCCACTCAAGGTGATATAGGCATCGATGTTTAAAGGTGGAGAATCGAATTTCTCTAAAGGACCTCAAATTGATGGCttctgtggcaccctggctcagagaaaccggaacgccccgtattccagcccagagatcgaggagaagtcttgtggaatacgacactgcttagcatagaacaaatcagctctttattacaagctaTATGGATACAAGGCAATTACAttagcacggcgacactacgcctgccacggttgctccatgcaagcagcagaacaacacgaagcagcggaataactactggcagcggaacagcgacgacggtgatgaactccactccgcagggactctggctggaacgcttatcctagctcgcaaacaagggatccatggcaaacaagcaaccaaatccgacatgacctgcaaactggcatgacacgccaggtcagtacattgaatgtacttgcaagctcacatcaACCAAAGCCatcaagacagacaacagcatggcaattacaggttaacaaggattaataTGATACTATCAGgacaacatggcatgaacaacatgatacagctagaacaatacgagcatggcatgaacaaataaacatgatgacactatcatgcaacatgatgacattatcatgcaccaacttactctgttcgggttacctcataaccatcacggacatcacatgatcatctcaggatccaatcaagcttggtattaacaataccatagtaatcattacatgaccacaaggagcttgatctttacccttgactctcgcataataccacaaatatccat
Protein-coding regions in this window:
- the LOC123169838 gene encoding cytokinin hydroxylase-like, encoding MLPVVVLVLVASPLLLLANAVWITASCYYLTPARIRRILSRQGVHGPTPRLLVGNLHDVSALVAEATAGDMGSLSHDIVGRLLPHYVLWSKTFGRLFVYWYGSEPRVCVTDAGMVRELLSSKHAHVTGKSWLQRQGAKHFIGRGLLMANGATWSHQRHVIAPAFMADKLKGRVGHMVECTRQTVWALREAVARGGNEVEMGAHMTRLAGDVIARTEFDTSYETGKRIFHLIEELQRLTARSSRYLWVPGSQYFPSKYRREMKRLNGELEQVLKESIQRNREIADEGRTPSPEACGRGLLGMLLAEMEKKKENELGHGELGYDAQTIIDECKTFFFAGHETSALLLTWATMLLATHPEWQDKARAEVAQVCGDAPPAADHLPKLAVLQMVINETLRLYPPATLLPRMAFEDITLGGELRVPRGASVWIPLLAIHHDEAVWGADAHEFRPDRFAPGRARPGAGRFLPFAAGPRNCVGQAYAMVEAKIVLAMLLASFRFGISDEYRHAPVNVLTLRPRHGVPVRLLPLRSL